The DNA segment GTACTCGAAATTTTTTGCTGAGAATGGTCACTTAATGAACGGCAGGATTGATGAGGATGTCGTCATGATGATTCCTCATTCACAAATGTTTTCGACGAGAAACTTCGCGACAGAAGCAACACAGAAATGTGTACGAGCGATGTGTTATCATTGTCGGGTGCCGATGCGTGCAGTTTCTGAGTATAATATTGATTTATTGAAACAACCGCCGAAGTTGTTTGTTGTGCCATCGCCAAGAATTCTGAATCAACAAGCGTGGGCATCGTTATTGAAATTTGCAGAAGCTGGTTCGACAGTTCTTATTACCGGAGTGTTCGATTCGGATGAGCATTGTCTGCCGGTTGAACGAACAAAACAACTCGGATTGAGTGCAACAGTTCAACCAATCATGCAGGAAGAATTTTTGAACATTGACGGGAATGAAATTCAGTTGAGTTTCCGGGGGAATAAGATTCAACGACTTGAAAAAGCAGTTCTTCGAAGTAGCAAAGATGGACTCCACCTCGCGGGTGGAGTCCATCTGATTCCACGAGGGAAAGGAAACATTATTTGGTCTCCGCTCCCTGTGGAATTATCAGAGCAGATTCAGGCAACGGTTGTATTGTATTCGCTCGCGCTGAAGCAAGCAAACGTTGAGCGGACTTTTTCGTTAGAAGAAGAAGCGCTGGGCGTTTTAATCCTACCGACGATATTCAAGGATTCAGTGATGTACACATTTGTTTCTGAAACTGACCGGGATACCAAAATCAATTTCAAACACATTGAAGCGAAAACATCAATACACGTTATTGTTCCTGCGCAACGAACTTCGGTTCTCTTCATGAGCAGGGAAGACGGAAGAATTATTTCAACACTTTAACTAAAAGAGTATTTAAACCGCAGAGACGCGGAGAACACAGAAAAAAATGAACAGAAGAACCTTTATCAAAACAACATCACTCGCCGGAGTCACGTTAGCCACCTCTCAGCGCTTGATACCCAAAACTCAAAACCCAAAACTCAAAACTCCTTTGGTTGTGAACACGTGGGATTATAAACAAATCGTCCCCGAAACCGCGTATCAAACAATTCTCAACGGGGGGAGTGTTCTTGATGCGGTGGAAAAAGCCGTGATGATACCTGAGGCAGACCCGGAAGTGACAAGCGTGGGGCGCGGCGGATTTCCTGACAAGGACGGCAAAGTTACGCTTGATGCAAGCATCATGGATGGAAACGGAAACTGCGGTTCGGTCGTGTTTCTTGAACATATTCTTCACCCGGTTTCAGTTGCACGGTTGGTGATGGAAAAAACTCAGCATGTGTATCTTGCCGGAGAAGGGGCGTTACAGTTTGCCTTAGAAAATGGATTCACGAAAGAAAATTTGCTGACCGAGCAGGCGAAGAAGGAATATGAAAAATGGCTGAAAGAATCGAGTGACGAATCAATCAAAAAGCGGAAAGAAAACCATGACACAATTGGTTTGATTGCGATGGATGCGAACGGCGATATGGCAGGCGCGTGCAGTACGAGCGGAATGGCGTGGAAGATTCGCGGTCGTGTCGGCGATTCGCCCATGATTGGCGCAGGATTGTACGTTGATAATGAAGTCGGTGCGGCGACGGCAACGGGAATCGGTGAGGCGGTCATCAAAGTGTGCGGCAGTTTTTTGATAGTTGAGTTGATGCGACAGGGAAAATCTCCGCAGGAAGCATGTCAACTTGCGCTTGAACGAATTCTCCACAAACAACCACAGTACAAAGCAGACAACGGTTTTCTTGTCGGCTTCTGCGCGTTCAACAAAGATGGTGAGCACGGTGGATTTTGCTACAAGAAAGGATTTGAGTATTCGGTGTATAAGGATGGCAAGTATGAGGTGGTGAAGTCGAAGTATTTGAAGGATTGATGTAGGATTGAGGATTTACGTCTGAGTCATGTATGAACCTGAGTCCGTAGATTGAAAAAAAATACATTGAAATTATTTGAGAAAAAGTCGTTTCATATTACAAAAGTAATTGTTAATTTACTTCATGCCACGATTGTATATTATTGGTGGAGCGAATGGTTCCGGAAAAACCACTACAGCAAGCAAACTTCTACTGAATTTTCTTCAATGTAATGAGTTTGTCAATGCAGATACTATTGCAAGTGGTCTATCTGCGTTTAACCCAAACTGTATCAATTGAGGCGGGACGATTGATGCTTAAACGTATCCATTCACTCATTGATGAAAAAACAGATTTTGCTTTCGAGACCACGTTAGCGTCACGAACGTTTGTACCGTTAATAAAAGATGCAAAAGAAAAAGGGTACACATTCCACCTCATCTATCTTTGGCTTAATAGTCTTGAACTTGCAATCGAGCGTGTATAAAACGGGTCAGTTCTGGCGGACATCATGTATCTGAGGAAATTATCAAAAGAAGATTTGAAAGCGGAAGGAAAAATTTCGTCACATTGTATCGTCCTATTGCAGATACATGGATTGTGTACGACAATTCGGATGAATCGCCAATTCCGGTAGCTGAACTGACTGAAGATGACCGTATTGTAGTTTATTCTCAGAATGTTTGGGATCAAATAATTAAGGAAACACAATGACAGTTGAAGAGAAGAAACAATTACGAGAAAATATTGATGCAGGCATTAAAGCAGCAATTGCCGATGCATTAGAAAGACACCGTCGCCTCGGACAACCGATAGTTATCTCAAGAGCCGGAAAAATTATAACTCTGCAACCGGAAGAGATTGGGTTAAATGGAAAAAATCTGGAGAAAAACCATTAATACGATTAGAAGCAAGTTCATTTACGGCTTCTGTGCCTTCAACAAAGATGGCGAGCATGGTGGATTTTGCTACAAGAAAAGATTTGAGTATTCGGTGTATCGGGATGGGAAGTTTGAAGTTGTGAAATCGAAGTTTTTGAAGGATTGAATTAGGATTGGGGATTTACGATTGAGTCATTGACGATTGATTTTGATGAAGAACATTCAGTTAGAAATTTGTGTTGATTCTATAAAATCCGCGCTCGCCGCGCAGGAAGGAGAAGCGTCTCGCGTAGAATTATGCGGTGATTTAATTTCTGAAGGAACAACCCCAAG comes from the Ignavibacteriota bacterium genome and includes:
- a CDS encoding N(4)-(beta-N-acetylglucosaminyl)-L-asparaginase, translating into MNRRTFIKTTSLAGVTLATSQRLIPKTQNPKLKTPLVVNTWDYKQIVPETAYQTILNGGSVLDAVEKAVMIPEADPEVTSVGRGGFPDKDGKVTLDASIMDGNGNCGSVVFLEHILHPVSVARLVMEKTQHVYLAGEGALQFALENGFTKENLLTEQAKKEYEKWLKESSDESIKKRKENHDTIGLIAMDANGDMAGACSTSGMAWKIRGRVGDSPMIGAGLYVDNEVGAATATGIGEAVIKVCGSFLIVELMRQGKSPQEACQLALERILHKQPQYKADNGFLVGFCAFNKDGEHGGFCYKKGFEYSVYKDGKYEVVKSKYLKD